Below is a window of Candidatus Neomarinimicrobiota bacterium DNA.
CCCTGAAATTACGGTTGTTGGTCGCAAGCACCACTTCACCGCTTGCGGGTACTCCCTCATGATTTCCCATGCACGGACCACAGCCCGAGTTCATGATAATCGCTCCTGCTTCCGCGATCGTCTGCACGTAGCCGAGCCGCATCGCCTCTAAGAATATGTCTCTCGAAGCCGGGAACACGAGCATCCTCACTTCGCGGTGTATTTTCTTGCCGTCCAGCACTTCGGCGACGATCTCAAAATCCTCTAACCTCGCGTTCGTGCATGACCCGAAAAAGACTTCGTCTATCTTAGTTCCTACTACTTCCGTGATCGGATTGACGTTATCCACGGTATGCGGGCACGCTATTTGAGGCTCGAGTTCCGATATGTCGAACTCCACTATTTTGTCGAATACGGCATCTGCGTCGGATTCTACGACTTCAAATTCTTTTTGAGCTCTCCCTTCGAGGTAATCGAGCGTTTCTTCGTTCGGAATCATATATCCTATCTTCGCGCCGAGCTCCACAGCCATGTTGGGCAGCACGATTCTCGAAGATACCGACATGTTCTCAATCGTAGGACCGGCAAATTCTACTGCCTTGTAAAGAGCTCCGTCAGCCTTTATCTCGCCGGCAATCTTGAGTATCAGGTCTTTTGAGCCCGTCCCTTCGGGAAATTCTCCTTCGATTATGATTTTTATCGTCTCGGGTACTCTGAACCATATCTTTCCCGTAGCCATGATGACGGCGGTTTCCGAACGGCCGATTCCCGTGCCGAATGCGCCGAATGCTCCGTAAGTAGTGGAGTGAGAATCCGCTCCGACCATAATCGTACCCGGCAGGCATAAGCCGCCTTCGATGATCACCTGATGACATATACCCGCCTCGATGTCGAAGAAATGCTTGATGCCGTGCTTTTTCACGAATGCACGCGTGATTTTATGATTCATAGCGAATATTTCATTGGCAGGCGGAGTGCAGTGGTCAAGCACTACAACATGCCTGTCGGGATCATCTAAAGTGTCGACTCCGAGCTGTTCGAATATCCCGCTGATAGCCGCCGTGTTGTCATGCGACATCGCTATATCTGGTTTTATATCAACTATCTCTCCGGGTACAACAGTCCTGCCGGAGTATTTTGACAGTATTTTTTCCGCAAATGTTTGTCCCATCAGATCCTTCTTTCTACTTTATTGCGCCTCTTTCGTTGTTAGTCATCATTGTGTTGCCTATCTCTCGTATTTTCCAATGAAAACCACCCCCTGCCCCCTCCCTAAAAAGGAGGGGGTTAAGAGAATTAAGAAATATCTCAAATTCATATCAGTGTTGCTCTTCACTGTACTCCATTATGATATATATTTTTACTAATAAGAATATCATCCTAATAGTCCCCTCCTTTCCCTGTCCGACTGATGCCAGGCGGGCAAGGAGGGGAATCAGGGGTGGTTGGAATTAAGTTTAATACACTCATTTTTAATGTCGAATAAAACTCCCTCTATATTTTCCATGATCTCATCATTCGTATATCTTAATATAGTATATTCCCAGCTTTCTAACGCCGACTCTCTTTTTTTATCATTTTCCATTTTTTCGGCAACGAAATGTCCACCTCCATCTAACTCAATTATCAATTTTAATTCAGCACAATAGAAATCAACAATATAATCTTCTATTCCTTGTTGCCTGCGGAATTTATAGCCCTCCAAGTTCGAATTTTGTAGATAGCGCCACAGTTTTCTTTCCCATGGAGTAGCATTATTTCTTAATCGTTGCCTTCTTCGTTTCTGTGTGTTTTTATTTAATTTCATCATTTAAATAAGTGATGTTAAGGAAAACCACCCCCTGCCCCCTCCTTAAAAAGGAGGGGGTTAAGAGAATTAAGAAATATCTCAAATTCATACCACTGTTGCTCTTGCCAGCACTCTATTATGATTTATATACTTACTAATAGGAACATCTTCCTATCGTCCCCTCCTTTCCAAGGAGGGGATTCAGGGGTGGTTAATAATCTCGGATATCTCAAAATTATACATAAATATTTATTCGCTCCGTCACCCTCCGATAATCTCAAAATCGGTAAAATCGGCGTGGTGAAATATAATCGCTTCCGCCGTTCGCTGAAAACCTTCCCCTTCTTTGGAATGCACCGCAATGATGTGCATAACCTCATCGGGCAGGTCATGACGGAACGATAATCCTACTCCTGTGAATGGATGCCGGAGATATTTCCCCTGTTCGCTTTTTACGAATTTATCCCCTGATTCCGTATATTCGAAAATCTTACCGACGTCGGCGAGCAGAGCCCCCGCCACAAGATGATCGTGATTCAGGCTCACCCTGTCGGAATACATCTCATTAAGTTCTTTTTCCATGGCGATGCACATCCGGCAAACGGTTCGAACGTGTTCGATGAAACTGATATTTACGTCAGCTACAAGAAGGGTAAACGGCATGCGTTTGAGTGTCTCGATGTTCCAGCCTTTCTTCGTAAGAGCCTCTTCCCAGACCGCTATCACTTTATCCCGCAGCTCGCTGTCTTTTATTTCTCCCAACTCCGGAAGCGTTGCCGCAATTGCGTCTCTCATATCATTGTTTCCCCAAGTTTACTCTAAATGCCTTTCAGCCGGACCGTCATACTCATGATTCGCCGGGTCTATCTGCCGCATAGGACGCTGACGCTCCTGCTCCTCCGCCGCGTGCGCCACCAGTCCGGGAACCCGCGCCATTATGAAAAAAGCATTTGCGAGGTTATCCCAAAAATCGAGTTCGCACAGCACGGCAGCGATAGCGCCGTCAACGTTGATTGGCAGTTTTTTTCCGGCGGATTTTTCGAGCTCGCCTTCAATCGCTCCAATCAGTTTTATGTACGTTCCGGATTTTCCCGCTTCTTCCGCCAGCTCGAACAGGCGTGCCGCGCGCGGATCGTTCGTGTGAATCCTGTGACCGAAACCCGACATCCGCTTCTTCGATTTTCTGTAACTATCGACTATTTCTCCGGCAGCCTTTTCGACCGGCTTTCCATCCTCCATCAATTCCTTTGCCGATTTAAGAATTTTCATACACGCCTCGATCGCTCCGCCGTGATATTTAGAAATCGCAAGTATACCTGAAGCTACTGCGGCATTTAACGGCGCACCCGTCGAAGCCACAGTCAGTGCCGCTTGCGCGGAAGGTGGTGTTACACCATGGTCGATCGACGAGACGAGAATAGCGTCAATTAGTTTCCCGACTTCAGTCGACGGCAGCTCACCTCTCAATATAAGGTACACCGCCTCGGCATAAGATATCCTCCCCATCAGCTCATCAAGCGGATAACCCCTCAGTTTTATCTTATTCGGCTCTATCTCGGTAATCGCCGTTTTCCACGTTTCTGTCATTTTATGACCTCAATCTGCCAAAACTGCTGAACTTCTAATGAACTTGATTACCGTAGTCATAGTGTAATTCGATTCACCAAAAGCGTACTTCGGGAGGATAGTTCCCCAAAGTTTTGAAATATTATTTTCTATATTTACAAAATTGATATGAA
It encodes the following:
- a CDS encoding 3-isopropylmalate dehydratase large subunit; the protein is MGQTFAEKILSKYSGRTVVPGEIVDIKPDIAMSHDNTAAISGIFEQLGVDTLDDPDRHVVVLDHCTPPANEIFAMNHKITRAFVKKHGIKHFFDIEAGICHQVIIEGGLCLPGTIMVGADSHSTTYGAFGAFGTGIGRSETAVIMATGKIWFRVPETIKIIIEGEFPEGTGSKDLILKIAGEIKADGALYKAVEFAGPTIENMSVSSRIVLPNMAVELGAKIGYMIPNEETLDYLEGRAQKEFEVVESDADAVFDKIVEFDISELEPQIACPHTVDNVNPITEVVGTKIDEVFFGSCTNARLEDFEIVAEVLDGKKIHREVRMLVFPASRDIFLEAMRLGYVQTIAEAGAIIMNSGCGPCMGNHEGVPASGEVVLATNNRNFRGRLGNRESEVYLSSPLVAAYSALNGVISDPRNN
- a CDS encoding citryl-CoA lyase translates to MTETWKTAITEIEPNKIKLRGYPLDELMGRISYAEAVYLILRGELPSTEVGKLIDAILVSSIDHGVTPPSAQAALTVASTGAPLNAAVASGILAISKYHGGAIEACMKILKSAKELMEDGKPVEKAAGEIVDSYRKSKKRMSGFGHRIHTNDPRAARLFELAEEAGKSGTYIKLIGAIEGELEKSAGKKLPINVDGAIAAVLCELDFWDNLANAFFIMARVPGLVAHAAEEQERQRPMRQIDPANHEYDGPAERHLE
- a CDS encoding endonuclease domain-containing protein; the encoded protein is MMKLNKNTQKRRRQRLRNNATPWERKLWRYLQNSNLEGYKFRRQQGIEDYIVDFYCAELKLIIELDGGGHFVAEKMENDKKRESALESWEYTILRYTNDEIMENIEGVLFDIKNECIKLNSNHP